CAAAATGCTAGATTTCagggctttaaaaatatatatatcttgagCATCTTTCTGGTCAGAGAGGGCTAGAGACCAGGGTATCTGAAGTCAGTGGCTCTAGGCTTCTCATATAAGAGCCTGTGGGAACTCGTCCTCCTGGTAGCCCAGGTCTTGCAGGTTTGTCGGTGACTGCACATTTGCTTCCTGCAGTTGACATCATGAGTTTCCTTAGAAGTCCTTTAGTGTAAGAAGGATGTGAGGAATGGGAATGAAAAGTTtgctgaggacttccctggcggtccactggttaagactccacgcttgcACTGCAGGGAACTAAGAGTTCCGCGCctccctggtcacggaactaagatCTGGTATGCCGTggggcgcagccaaaaaaaaaaagtttgctgcaCAGAGGCATGGAACCCTGTTCTTTCAGTGCAGAAGGCAGACAGAGGGAAAGGGCTCTCTGTCGGTTGGGATGCTTCTCAACTTTTTCAGGCTTCTAGGACTTCTGACCCCAGTAGCATTACCTTagggattctctctctctctcttttttttttttttggccttctctgtgccttgtgggatcttagttcccctaccagggatcgaaccctcgccccctgcattggaagtgcagagtcttaaccattggactgccagggaagtcccaggggttctcttttatttcaaaatcagGCACATCAGCAGCATCATCATTGCTTGTTAGTGCTTTTTCTGATGGAGAATAGTGACAATTTTTTAGCAACAGTAGGACTCTATTTTTATAGCTTCATTTAGTTGATTATGATTGATCATAAAGCAATGCAGTGTCTCCCCAAATTCAGCCACATATGActgtatttatgatttttatatagtCATATAGCACTTgaactatttatttgtttattttatttattttttggctgcgttgggtcttcgttgctgcgcgcgggctttctctagttgccgtgagcggggtcTGCTCTTCATTGccttgtgcgggcttctcattgtggtggcttctcttgttgcagagcatgggctctaggcacatgggcgtcagtaggcacgcgggcttcagtagttgtggcacgcgggcttcagtagttgtggcacgcgggctcagtaactgtggctcgcaggctcagtagttgtggtgcacgggcttagttgctccgtggcatgtgggatctgcctggaccagggctcgaacccgtgtcccctgcattggcaggcggattcttaaccactgcgccaccagggaaaacccctgaactattatttattaatgtcttctttggattctgtttctttccttaaaagtaTTTTAACAGACAACTGTGTTCCTGGGGAAGCATTCTGGCAGAGTGGGTAAGAGCACGGATATGGAGCCAGCTCGCCTGGCTTTGAAATTCGGTCACGCCACACCACACCAAGCTTTGTGACCTTGTGTGAGTTATTCAACCCctctgtacttcagtttcctcattggtaatgAAGAGATAATAAGATTATATCTTATAAGGTTGATGTGAAGATTCAAAGGGTTAATTTATCCAAAGGCCTCTggacactgcctggcacatagttggtgctTGGTGATTGTTTCCTACCACTCTAAAGGGGAAGCCAGTTTCACTCACCATAGAAGGAAATCTTGGAAATAACTTTTTGTTTCGTTGTTTtggttaaattctttttttttttttaaatacattttaaaattttatttatttatttttggctgcgttgggtcttcgttgctgcgcgtgggctttctctagttgcagcgagcgggggctactcttcgttgcggtgtgtgtgcttctcattgcggtggcttctcattgcggagcacgggctctaggcacacaggctcagtagttgtggctcacgggctcagtagttgaggcacgtgggctctagagcgcaggctcagtagttgtggtgcacgggctcagttgctcagtggcatgtgggatcttcccggaccagggcttgaacccgtgtcccctgcattggcaagcggattcttaaccactgcgccaccagggaagcccctggttaaATTCTTGTACATACTGTTGCCTCTCACTCCCAAAGATTAGAAACTTGAGGCTTGCTTTCTCTTTGATCCCAGGATCCTTAGAACTTTCTGCatcaatggaaatgttctgtgtcagCACTACCCAGTACACTAGCCCCCAGCCATGTGTGGCTGtcgagcccttgaaatgtgggtAGTGTGCAGCTGAGGAGTtgaagttttaatttgttttattcacttaAGTGTAAATAGCCGcatgtggcttgtggctactGTGCTGGACAGCTCACGTTCAAAGTGTTAGAGAGTTGGTAAAAACAATAACCCCAAGTTGAGGCTTTCTCCTTGATGTAGTCAGAACTGAAAGAAATGCAGAGGAAATCCCTTTCTCATCGTATAATTCAGTGTTACTGCATGCTCAGTCTGTATGCCACCTAAAATCTTCTCTTGAACATTGGCACACATACCACACTCGGGAAATGCTGTTGCCATAGACCTGAGTCCTGAGACCTGCTCTGGTTCTTAGCAAAGCTCTCAGGGACTGTGGGCCTCTGTTtccctgtttttaaaatgaggaggTCCGGGTTGATGGTGTCTAAGGTAACTACTGGCCCTGATGAGCTGTGATTCTGCAGGTGAGTGAGTGACTCAATGAGTACACATGTGTGATGATTTTGGTCCTCTCCCTTCCAGTGTGTCCCAGATGCCCGTGGCCGAGGGCAAGAGTGTCCAGCAGACCGTGGAGCTCCTCACCCGGAAATTGGAGATGCTTGGAGCAGAGAAGCAAGGAACATTTTGTGTGGACTGTGAGACCTACCACACGGCTGCCTCTACCCTTGGCAGCCAAGGTCAGTGAGAGATGGGTCTATGGGATGGCTGGAACCTGGCTTGGAGTTAATAGACATTCATGTTCATTGAAACCTTTCTGCTCTTCTGCTGAGGGTGGTATTTGTGGACATGCGGCAGATGAGTTtctgaatttgttcatttttgactTCATCTCTTAGACTGGGCCTGTGTTGTAGTCTTTTTGCACTTTGCACttttaaagcagtgtttctcagagTGTTGGTCACCAACTAATTGCCTCAAAATCCTCTGGGTTACTTGTTAAAGGTGCAGGTTCCTGGCCCCCCCCCGCCGCCACTGCTTACCGACTGACTGGTAATCAGTCATAATCTACGTTATAATAAGCTCCACAGATGGTCTTCATGCACCCTTAAAGTTGAGAAAGACTCCTTTGAGGCTCAGAAGTCTTTGCATATGATTCTCTTGGAGCTTTAGAGTTTTGGGAACTTTTGTAGAAAGGCTTCCTGTTTCCCACACCTAGCCAGTGGCCTTGGCTACCTCCTTAGCATAACCTTGATCAGCAAAACagcttttgttttaaatgcatttcaaGGTGAGATGGGCTGTGGATGGTGGTGTTAGGGAGGTAAAGAGGATTTTTGAATAGGAATTAGAGAACCTGGGTTCTCTTAGTCTTGGCTCTGTAGTAACTTGATTTTGGATGGTTCCATAGCACAGTGACTAAGAGCCTAGGTCGTGGAACCAGATAACTGAGTCCTGGCTGTGCCACAACTAATTGCAACTTTAGGTCATTCCTGCAACCTGTGACTGTTCTTATGCTGGTCACTTGCCTGTTTCTCCAGGGATCCATTACCTGCACTTCTCTTGCAAACTACATTTGCAAGGCCCCCCTGTAAGTTATCTTTGACCAGTGAGAGGCACGGGGGAAGATTCGAGGATGGAAGAAAGAGAGTCcccagtctctctctccctctccctctgccttgggCTGTGTCTCTGGCTGTTGCTTCTTCCTTGGTTCTAGCTCCTGTTCAGCAGCCCTCGTTCCTGGCTCTCATAACAGCacatcttctctttttccttccagcCTTAGGGACGGTAGTGGCTCCCTGTGTTGCTAATCTTTGGGTGGCTTCACCATTCCATTCGATTTTTCAGTTCTTCCAACCCCTGTACTTCATTCCCTGTATTAAATCCCCTCGAATGAAACTGTCTGGTGTGGGCTATGTTTTTTTGCACCCTTCCCAATACAGTtctcttatctgcaaaatgaagataatcacAGTATTTACCTCCTAGTGTTGTGCTAATCAAATAAGTTAATAcgtgcaaagcacttagaacaaagATTGTCATGGAATAAATGTCTAGTAAATGGTAGCTAAGAACTGAACTGAATTTCATCATCAGTAAAATTGCAGTGTTAACATTTGTTTTGACTGCAATAGGAAGAACACAAAGAATCAAAAGAGAGAACGGTTATGAAagcatttgtaaaacaaaacacttgTATATAGACATAAGATAGCATGCTACTTCTGAGAAGCTCTTTGGCCTGGGCTCTGTTTTCCTGATCAGACGTTTACTTTCAAGGAACTACAGTCTAGGTGGAGAAACAGCACATTCTCAGCAGGCAGTGGGGTAGAATGGAAGGAGCTCAGTAGGCCTGGATTGGAGATCCGGTTCTGCTGCTTTACTGGCTCCGTGCCTTTAGGTCAGAAGTTCTCACACTGACtagcattagcatcacctggagggtgggagggcgggcTTGTTATCCCTCAGATcgacccccccacccctcacGAGTTTCTGACCCAGTAGGTATGGGGTGGGgcggagaatttgcatttctaacaggttcccagaTGGTGGTTGGTGCTGCTGATCTGGGACCCAAATCTTTAGTTGCCTTTCAGACTGTTTTCGAGACAGTGAGAACACCTGCAGACTCCCGTAGTATGAATTAAGCATGTTATCACAGTGAGTCTGCACAGGAACAGAATGCCAGATTGGCTTTGGATGTCTTTTTACTGGAGGGTTGAAATGTTTCGAACTGGATTTCTCAGGTGAAAGGTGTGAATTTGCAGCAGGCAGCGGGGAGGGCATGGGGGGAGGTTGGTGTGGAGCCTGGTGTGTTCAGGAAGCGACAGCACAGTGGAGGCCTGTGTAGAGGTCACAGCACCCCCCACCTGTCTCCTCACTCTTTCCTATCGCTGCGCTCTCACCCCTGCCTGAATCCCACCCTCTCTTCATAACCTGTTTTTTCCATGAAAGTTTTTCCTGCTGACTCTTGCCCACTTTGATCACTTCCTTCCCTGcagtctttccttccttcccaagaCTTCTGATCTCTCCCAGGCAAGCACTTTTGTTTTATTGTCTTCTAAAGAGTTTTCCGCCTATCTTTAGTGAGATTGTCAGCTTCTTGAGGCCAGGGGCCAAGCCCTCTGCTTGTGTGCCTCTTAAACCCTGACACAGTGTTGGGGATAgtttaagtacttaataaatatttggggttGTGGCAGTCTGTCCGTTAACTCTTGTAGTGAACAAACCTTGCTTTCCATTTTTTGCCTTCTTCCATTTTCTACATAACTAAAAATCTATAcagctttccttccttcttgcagGAAACCTATAGTAATCAGTGAGAAAACTCATTTCTCAGAAACTGGAATGggtgagctgggatttgaaactgGATCTTGTGATTCTAGATCCTGAGTTCTTTGTGCTGTAGTTGTGCTGCTTGCTTCCCAAGTTGGCTAGATGTCTTAAAATTGTCTAAAGGCTCCCCGTTGCCTTCAGGATGAAGTCTGAACTTGGgcacggggacttccctggcagtccagtggttgagactttgccttccaatgcaggggctgtgggttggatccctggttgggcaactagatcccacatgccgcaactaagaagtctgcatcctggatcctgtgtgcctcaactaagacccagcacagcctaaataaataaataaataaaaacaaataagtaaatatattttaaaaaatctttaaaaaaattttttttaaatgaacttggGCATGGAAGAGAAGGCTCTGGCCTCCCTTTCCAGCCTCGTGCTCAGATACTCTTCTGTGGGGCCACTTCCTATGTTTCAAAGAGGGAGGAGGCCAAGGAAGGTAGGGATGGACAGAAAAGAGAGCAGCTGCTTCGTTTGGTGTGCTCAAATGCtggtacttttattttccttaatatgtGATACATGACTATACAAAAGACCATATGTAAATCCTCTCTGAGTTATTAGTCATCATCCTTAATCATCCACGTGTGAGCCCATCACTCAACTTAAGAATTAAACCATTAGCCACTGTCGAAGTTCCACGTGCCCCTCACCTTTTTCTGTAGAGCGGGTGGGTTATACCACATGCcaccttttcctctcccttcctctctggaaAAGGCTGTTGGCGAGGGGCTTCCCTCCACCGCCCTCCAGGACCATTGAGGTGATGCTGGATTGCTACCTGGCTTCGTTCAGCGCATTGGACTCTACTCCGCGGTTTGCTGACGAAGGTCTTGATGCTGAGTAGCATCTCCGTCCCTTGCAGGTCAGGCCGGGAAGCTGATGTATGTGATGCACAATTCCGAGTACCCTTTGAGCTGCTTCGCCCTCTTTGAGAATGGCCCTTGCCTTGTTGCCGACACCAACTTTGATGTGCTCATGGTGAAGCTCAAGGGCTTTTTCCAGAGTGCCAAGGCCAGCAAGATTGAGACCCGGGGCACCCGCTACCAGTACTGTGACTTCCTAGTGAAGGTGGGCACGGTTACAATGGGGCCCAGTGCCCGAGGCATCTCCGTGGAGGTAAGACCTCGGTGAAATAGGAGCATATGTGCTGAAGGGGCTGGCTCTGCAGATTTCCACGGCCCCTGAATGCAAACAGATGTTTCTGCCTACCTGATTCCTGTCCACAGAGCCGCTGCGCTTCCTCTCCCTGCATCTTTTACCCTTTCTTTAATCACTCAGGGACTCTCTAGCCCAAGATAGGAATGGGAAGCTGGGTTCACAGCAGGTAGAGAGCTTAGGAAGGCTGACTTGCTGGAGAAGGGGAGGGCTAGtcgggggggggcggtggtgggagCAGGTGAATTCTGATGTGGAGGGACCAGTCACCCATCACAAGGACTGGAGCAGACCAGGGCAACTTTCAGTGCAGTTAACTTTTGGGAGGTGGAAAAGTTGTGCagcatgggaattccctggtggtccagtggttaggactcggtgcttttactgctgggacctgggttcaatccctggtcagggaactaagatcccacaagccgccaCGGCCAAAAAAGTTGTGAAGCAAAGATGTGCCTTTCCCTTTGACATGCTGTCTACTCTCATGGTGTGTGTGATGACTTCATCTTTGACGTATACACTGAAAATGACAAAGACGGAGTGTGACAGTAGCTGGCTTTGGGACCAGTGAGAATCTGCAATCTACCACGGTCCcccaaaaaataataagtaagCTACAGGGCCTGCCTTTTGAAAATTGATGATTTAGTAAGAGAGCAAGGCCCAAACACACAAACTGTTTTTGAAGTTAGTCTATAAGAAATGCCATAAAAGAGGCACAGATTGCTCTGGGAGTTCAGATCAAAGAGAGCACTGCTGACTTTGGGGATTGTGATGCTTCCTGCAGGAGTAGCATTTAAGGAGGGACTTAAAATATAGAAACGGGGGATAGGTCAGTCCTAAGAAGCACCACAAGTGAAGAAAAGGGCGTTAGTGGTCATTACTGCTATGACACTCCAAGGACCTCTAGAGCCAAGATTTCCTGACCCTTTTCATTTGTGATACACCTTGCATTTGCCGAGACCCACTGGAAACCCAGTTTGTTTATCCTTCACGTTTCCAACTTTTTAGTACAAACACACCCTGGCTGTTTCTTTACTTGTTTCTCCTTATGGTTACCAGTAATTTCCCCTGCCATCTCTCCAGTGAAAAATTaggagaggaaaatgagaaagcCTAAGATATGTATCCTTTGGCCCCTGTCACATGGGTTGGGAAATTATTTCTTAGGGTCAGAGCCCAGGTTTTATCTACTTAGGGAGTAATGTTTGGTCTTGAAGTGACTTATGAGCGCATGTGTCTACTTTACCCTCTACTgatccccccaacacacacacacacacactcacacacactcactctgtctcttgctcttcattttctctctcagaaTTTTCCTGAGCTCTCCATGAATCTGCATCCAGCATAGCTGGGACTATATAGTTCTGAGATAATTCAAAGGGTCCTAAATCTGCTTCTGGGTCTTGTGCGTAGGACTGTGGGTTGATGACCCCAAGATGAGACTATCTGAGCCTAAAGGGAACCATGCTGGGTGTGTCGAATCCCTGGTGTTTGGGTTGGATATTTCCTGTGGGGCAGCACTGTGCTAGAAGGTGTGTGTCTTTGCCTCAGGGTTGGGGAAGAGGGGCACAGGGGGCAAGAGGCGCGCGAGAAGCAGACGACCTGTCCTGGCCCTCGCTTACCCTCCATCTCTGTTCTTCTGGTCCCCAGGTGGAGTATGGCCCCTGTGTGGTAGCTAGCGACTGCTGGAGCCTGCTGCTCGAGTTCCTGCAGAGCTTTCTAGGCAGCCACACCCCAGGGGCTCCCGCTGTGTTTGGGAACAGGCACGACGCCATCTACAGCCCAGCAGACACCATGGTCCAGTACATGGAACTCTTCAACAAGATCCGCAAGCAGCAGCAGGTGCCGGTGGCGGGGATTCGTTAGTGACTGGCAGCTGCCCGGCTGAGCTGTCGCCAGGGGGACTCCACAGGAGGAGCAGGTGCTGCACCCTCAGGCCTCTGCACCCCAGAAACCCAGGGCAGACGGGAAGGTTTCCCTCCCTCTCTAGTTCCCAGCTGTGGCTTTTGTTCTGGGGCTCTGGActcccctcccctgaccctcACACACAGCCCCCCGACAGCTGTTTCAGCTGGACTTGGCCTGTCCTCAAGAACAGTAATTATGAAGAGTAGAGAAGTTTGGAGCTTCCCTGCTTTAGGGGAAAAGATAGGATGGGGGTGTCCCTGCCtgcagggtgagggtggggaaggcAGTCTGTATTGCTCACTACTGGGGATTTGGTCCAGGTCCACAGTGGACAGGCTGCAGGTTGTGTTTGGGCTGGGCTGTAATAAAGGCCTCTCCCTCTGCTCAAAGGATGTGGCTGGGCCCCTCCTGGAAAAGTAGTAAGAGGCACAGCTTATTTGATGGCTATGATTTTCTGACCTGTTTGCTGAAGTGAATTGTGAGTTCACTTTTCTAGAGTGTTGCCTGAGTCCTTTGAAGTCTTCCTCTGGACATCTTTCCATTCTGTTGTGAATTATATTAAGGCACAGGCTAAGGTGCTATAACAAGGAGAACCTAAAGTACAGTGGCTCTTAGAagtttattcttctcttttctaataGTACAGAGGTAATCAAATGGTCCAGGGCAGATTGAACTCTACAGGGTCATCAGGAACTTGGTTTCCTTCTGTCTTGTTCAGCCACCCCTCGGGTGTTGTCCTTGGGTGAGTCAAAGTAGACATTGGCTCCGTGTCCACATTCcactggggaaagagagagagaaagcagttcCTTTTTTAAAGGACGTGACCTGGAGTTGCTTAAATCACTCTGGCCACATCTTGCTGAAAGGAACTCTGGGACATAGAGCCTCTTATTTGGGTGGTCATGTGCCCAGTTAAAATGCTGGGGGTTCTGTGACTAAAagatgaaggagaaaatggaTGTGGGGACCCAGTTAGTAGCCTCTGCTACACGGAGCTCAATGGATGTACCCAGGAATGTTCTTGGCTATTACTTTGCAGAGAAGTACCCCTGTAAGCAAGCCATTCGTTTATGAGTTGTATTGTGATAGGGCTGATGCCAGAGCCACTTTAGCTGTATTAGTCGCACGGGAAGTCACTTCCACACCCCTTGCCTAAGTCTCAGCATCAAGACATCTCCAGTTCTCATGCGCCCAGAGCTTAGGGTTAGACAGTTGACCTCGTACTCACACTGTGCTTCATGGTCTCCTGAGCTCTTTCTCCTCATCTGATTTGAGCCTCCAAGCTGCTCATTTGACCTACATTGTCTGCCTACCCCACTCCTGATGCAGAAATGTTCAGTCCAGCTAGCATTGAGATACACAGAGATGGTCTTAGGAAATGTATTAATGTACATACTGCAGTACTGTCCTCAAGGATACTGTCCCTCATTGAAGGCACCTAAAGAGAAATTGTTTTCAGATCTAAGTGGTCAGATCTAAAGCCTCTGTAAGAAGAATCAGGCAGTGGTCATGTTTCCCTTTTAGCTTTGGCTGGCAGGAAGCTCAATTCAACTTTCTAACTGTAGGACCTGTCATCTGTGTTTCTTGTTCTCACCTCCCCCggcttcttgtttgtttctttgctttgtttttacttttttaaatggaggtatgttttagatattatttacacataataaaatgcagagttttttttatgtttttggccttctgatttatgtttgcttttgtctAGATttatctatttgtatttttatgtaggCTGCCTCAAATCTTCTATGAGATGAGATAGCATTTTGAACATAATGTGTTCccgaaaatatatagaaattgaGTGTGGTAAATATAACTCCAGACTTATGCATTATAAGGaggggttccttaaaaactaaaaaaatagtataaactCCCTAACTAACTATGCCTTTTAGACATAATCTTGACTCATAAATTTCCAGCATTCTtcacttttgttcttttcctttattttgagcACACATTTGACCAAGATTTAAGTCCAGTAAACATCAGATCAAGCTTTAAGAATTGCCACTTTTTGTCCATCTTTGTCCTTTGCGTCAGTTAAAGAAAGCTTATTACTAAAAAAGGCGGGTAATGCAATACACTTCTTAATTTAACAAATTCAACTCCACTAGCAAAGTTGCCAAAACTGAACTGGTAACTAGAGGGAAGGGCCCAAATGTCATACAGCTTTTGTATGTAAGTCTGAATGGGGCTTTCAAGAGtagtttaggggcttccctggtggcgcagtggttgagaatctgcctgctaatgcaggggacacgggttcgagccctggtctgggaagatcccacatgccacggagcagctgggcccgtgagccacaactactgagcctgcgcgtctggagcctgtgccccgcaacgggaggggccgcgatagtgaaaggcccgcgcaccgcgatgaagagcggtccccgcaccacgatgaaga
This is a stretch of genomic DNA from Balaenoptera musculus isolate JJ_BM4_2016_0621 chromosome 11, mBalMus1.pri.v3, whole genome shotgun sequence. It encodes these proteins:
- the MED20 gene encoding mediator of RNA polymerase II transcription subunit 20 isoform X2, with translation MGVTCVSQMPVAEGKSVQQTVELLTRKLEMLGAEKQGTFCVDCETYHTAASTLGSQGQAGKLMYVMHNSEYPLSCFALFENGPCLVADTNFDVLMVKLKGFFQSAKASKIETRGTRYQYCDFLVKVEYGPCVVASDCWSLLLEFLQSFLGSHTPGAPAVFGNRHDAIYSPADTMVQYMELFNKIRKQQQVPVAGIR
- the MED20 gene encoding mediator of RNA polymerase II transcription subunit 20 isoform X1 — its product is MGVTCVSQMPVAEGKSVQQTVELLTRKLEMLGAEKQGTFCVDCETYHTAASTLGSQGQAGKLMYVMHNSEYPLSCFALFENGPCLVADTNFDVLMVKLKGFFQSAKASKIETRGTRYQYCDFLVKVGTVTMGPSARGISVEVEYGPCVVASDCWSLLLEFLQSFLGSHTPGAPAVFGNRHDAIYSPADTMVQYMELFNKIRKQQQVPVAGIR